aCCACGCAATATAAATgccttttaaatgaaaaaaaaaacaacaacaatataaatgcTAAGTAACATAACcttaaatgcaaaaacaaaaataaacaatcgtgCACCACAACTTTAGCCCAACTGCAAAGAGTCGCGTTGCCCATGTTGTTCAtcgaatacaatattttttagattttgttaaaactaaattttttggagtaatacatacacacatttatattttcatactcGCAAGCTGTATGAATaatgattatattatatataactgtttatttattgctggtaaaattattagttttaaatCATTGCGTTTTGTGCGAAAATATCACCCCTAAAttagatatatttatgtaatggtGAAGGCTTGGCTCATATATCTCACTTTTATGTTTTGacattaaacattatttttcaaaaataactgCATATTTTATGTTGTAATGAAGTGTAGtagctaaaaaaattaatttttccttGGTGTGTTAAAATGCTTGACAGTTTCTTTGACAGTACGAATTGCTTGAAGTTAaagatttatattaataaaaatagatttgcgcgttaagtaaatatatacagcagaacCACCAAGTTgtataagttttatttttaattttttgtaaataacgctcattttatacaattttaaaatgaaacaaCATTAttagatttgttgttgtatgagaGTAATCACTATAATAACCCTTTGTGTAATACGCATTTGATAGAGCCCGTGCTCTGGTTGCCCTTCACTACATATCCTAAATTAGTGTCATTAGAAAGCATCAAGCGAATGCACTACTACGGCTATATCGGCTCTAACGGCAAGTCTAGGAAAAagcttaaattttgtttaaggtCGTGGTGCGTTCACTATCACTAACAAGTGTCTGTTAGCTATTTAATtgcttacatatacacatacatatatgcgacgAATTGATTAGAAATAGAACGATCAGGgaataatttcagtttttgtgAAACTCAAGTGCTGTTGTTAACATAACTACCAAtcagtgtatacatacatatgtacatagatgcaATTCTGTTTGGCAAGTCTGCCGCAGTTCCACGCAAGgttaacatttatgtatttgtgtgagAGTTAGAGTTTTTGGCAACTTACTCCCTTAGGATagtgaataaatgaataaataaactaaactaattaaagttaaatcaaaacaacaacaaaaacgcaaaTTATAGAATATAACCACACCGCCTCATCAGAGTTAGAATGCTAGAGCGAAAGCGCAAATCATGAAGCAGAAGCAGATTTAGTATACCAACAACACACCaacttaagtatatacatatatgcatagaaTTAGAATTAGTAACATAAATGTAAAGATAAAAACACAAgagtttatgatttttttacgattttaacactggtaatttgtaaaaataagaaaatgtcaCTTCCTCCCCCGCCCGCACATGTCTGAAGACGCATGTCTCGAGCGGCGAGTGAATGAGTGAAGTGGTGCGTTCTCGTTAGAcacatatttgatttatttgtaaataatctacaaaaacaacaattacaattactttatattatactttaaaaataaaatagcaagtAATAACAGCAAATTACTAAAAAAGTCATGATGTTACTGAACAAATCAACAAATAAGTTTTGAATAAGTAATAATGTGTGTGTTTTATGGAAATTGGGGAGATATTGACGgcgatatactcgtacatacatacatatagatcaGTTGGTTTGGTCAACaaatctaaaaaatttcaattcaatgggCAACTGTCGTGGAATTCGCATTGAGCTGTTTCATTGGGGCCGGACCAAGcagaaaggggtgttagatgtgTAGGGTTaagggggcatgcaaagaggtggttagtgtcatgcagggactctttgcatgcagaACATATGTTGAGTATCTGGATAGGTAGGAGTTTagtctgctacaatatccagaacgaagttgcgcaagggtcactctagtttcgcgaggcaactcgagATCTGTGTCTGCAACGTTGGGTGTTATttctccaagtacgccattcaagggtagggagtcaatgaaggtgttaatagctcctctgtgaatggcgttcagtgcttgtctaTAGTTAGTCGCGTACGATCGAGTAACTGCAGGGGTGATTTCTACTAAAGCATCCCAACagaaactgcttggtaagcaTTATGCTATGCTCCTTAACCGGTAGCATGCGGGCCTCATTGTGAAGGTGCTCGACCGGAGACATCAACCCGTGGCTGTTCGGAGGGCGGTATTATGACAAGTCTGAAGCTTCCCCATCTGCGTCCTACTGCATCCAacaacgtttctttgtctttaTCCCAGACATTTCGTCCGAGGACAGTGAggaggtttttttttttcgcaactCCCAcagcagccggttctacgcaccggagttgacccggattttatccggtcaagggctgccCTTTCGGCGATTtaaccctgtttggatcgaTTAGTTAAAAAGGAGGTTTTTCGATCGAGACAATTATAGGTAGATAGTCTGTTGCGAGAGTTAGCATAGGTCGCCAGGTTAGGCTATTTATCAGACCACTACTAGCGATTGTAATGTCAGGCGAGCTATTACAGCCCATAATTCTAGTGGGGGCTTCATTGTGCAGAATGTCGAATCGTCAATCTGTTATGCCAGCTCCATCCCCCGACGATCGTTTGGCAGGCAAGAATGCCATATATCGTGATGCGCCGTCAAATACTGTCGTATTTAATTAGCAATTCCCACTGGATCGTAAGATTTCAACCAAATATTGAGTAAAAGTGCTGGTTGTGGTTTTCGGAATTTAAAGCTGTCTAAGCCATGTAATAGAATCAGGGAAGACATTTTATGAGCcgtttaataataaatgaaatttaatgatttaGTGCATTTTatgttggagaaaataataccaTCAGCAAGACTCAAAGCGGACCTTGGACTTGGTTCCATTTGATGTTCGAAATCACATGTAAATTCAATGAAGTAATGACTTTGAAGTTGGGGAATTGAAAGACATGTTTAAAGGTGAAATTGTATCCAATTTCACGCTGTGCttgctgaaatttatttatttatataattgatcaattaattttagtttgCTTAATTCAAAATAGTTTTGGATTCTTTTCGATTActtgaattatatataattatttttttttttatttcatgttaTTATACAATGCtcattgtatatattaatattgtcTACGAGAGCGTGAGCGAGTTAAACGGCATTGGTTAACGTTATGTAATCGGTATTGAAGCTCAGGTTGTCCAACCTTCTCAGACACCCAGATTTTTACATCTTTAATGGGCATGATATTAACGTTCCATGCATCGTCTACATTTCTGGCATCGCCCTCGGCACATTCGGCACATTGTGTAGCGGGTACTACTTGATCAAGTTCTGTCGGTCCATCAATTACTTTATATAAATCTCTGACAAGATATATCTTGAAGATGCCACGATTCTTTTGACGCTCCATTTTGTATATAGCACATACTAACGATTGTACACgattttctattaatttcatttgttcaCGTATGTCTTTAATATTAATCTCCTTATGATCTACGAAATCGACAGCCAACATGGATATATCTACACGAGTTTGATCACGTATCAATTGCAATccttcgaataattttttaatacgttCATTTTGCACATTGGCCTTCCTTTTAAGATTTATATTATTCAAACGCTTTACCTTCAACATATTTTCCAATTTCTCAATCATGCCATTTTGTGATCTTAGCGCATTCCGATTACCAATCTTTAGTTCCTGTAGTTCTCCGAAAAGACGCGCCACGGAATTGTTCAATAGTGTTATACGGTAACTGATTTCATTTGAATGGTTAGAGAAGGAATAATATAAGCTCTCTTGTTCTTGGAATTTGTCGATGACATGTTCAATGTCTGACGCTTTGGTGTAGTttagaattttctttaaaattttgttgtagagattcagtttctttatatatttgtcTCGACAGATTTCTCGGCGTACAATTTCTTTCATTGGTATTTCAGTTAGTTTTCGTTTTACAAATTTCTTCTCATGGAATTCCCACATTGTGTCGTTTGCAGTTTTAATCCGCTGAAGTGTTTCCATTTCCAATTTTCGTTTATCCAAATCATACATAAAGTTTTTACCTTGAGCATCTAATTTCTCAAACATATCGATACCAATTTGAATTTGATCTAGTGCAAAATCAATCAGGTCTGTAAGGTATTTGTTTTCGCTGGTCAATTTTTGGATGTATTTAGTGTAAAACGAATAATATAGTCTTCGATCATTAATTAGTTCACAAATGTTTAGCCGAAGTTTCTCACTTAACGCGGTCAATTTACATTCCATCTGAATCTGATTTTCATATTGATCCTCCAAAAGATGCAGAGATCGTTTTGCATGTTCTAAATCTTTACGACTTTTTTGGAATTGTATCATATTCATTTGACAAATCTCCTTATTTATCACATTCAATTTACGATCTAGATTGTTAATATATAACTTCAGTTTTTGAATTTCCTCGCTTAGTGTTTCATTGCATTCGATAAAGCATTTGATTGAACTCAGTGCTTGATCATTTTTGTCGTCGTGACACTTTCCAGATGCAGTCCATATCTTTGCTTTCAACACGTCCTTTTCGGTTTTCATTTTGTTGCACCCATGCTTATAGGACTCAAGCTGCATAGTTTTGATTCGTACATTAGGCAAGCGAGCCTCCAAGTCTTTTCTATATTGGCGCTGTCGGGCTTGTAGCTCTGAATTTGTATGCTTATAAAGCTTTAAGAATTGAGTTGCATCGAACTCCTTTATAAATTTTGTGctcataattatatttgttgctGGTAGGTGTACTAGTacgtatgaaaatatttaaattcacgAATTTAGAGGCAGAACTCGTTAGATTGTGTATTGATTATTTTCGTAAATTTCGTGAAAAGTTGTAATAGTTGGAATGAGAGTTCAATTTGTAATGATTTAATTTCCAAAACAACTTGAATTATACGAAAGCAGTAGGTacgtaataaaaatttaataaaaccgaCTACAGTGAAATCTTTTTCGGAGTTAATATCAATGAAAACCGCCAAGTATAAATAGCGTAGTCGCTGGTCTACTGATAACGAAAGAAAGTCCGAACATTATTGTAAAAGTAACTGTAACCCACCAACTATTTTAAGTATTAGATATTCATCATAACAGGCTTTTAGCAGAGGAGAAATGGCCCGCCCCAAAGAGACTGGAAATAATGATgttaaaaacagtaaaataatACCTTCTACTTCCTCAACTTTTTCTTCCGAAAGTTAGTTCTACGtttgtattttgattttattctgGTCAAACTGCAAAACGTCAGCATCCATCGAAAgtatttcagaaatattttatttcactacaACAATAATCTCCTCAAGTAGTAGCACTCAAGGGTCATGTGGACCGCCTGGATGGTGCTGGAATTGACAGTGGCAGCTTAAAGTGGTAATTGAAGATTCTTTATTGttcgaaaatatgcaaaatccaACCAAGACGACTCCTATATCTCATATATACAGGTTTGTTAGATGACTTCTACCGTTAGTGTTTTCTTTCGACTATTCCGGTGATCCATAACAAAATTAACCGCACTCAAAAATCACGGGAATAATTGAAATacatttgcaaacatttttagcACGTTTTTAGTAGCAAAATTTCTGAATCTCCGATTTGAATATTGAATTATGTTCCGCCAGAAATGGAATAGTCAGGAATGCAAAGTTCCATTCCATTCATTAAGAAACTATCGATTAATTTATTACTGATCGCTCTTAATCGACTGCAAATTTTTGATTGCTTGTCACAGCTGATTTTGACATGTTTTTTTATCAGCTCATAAGGTTTAAATAAATTGGTGGCAAATCCACGTATGACGGGTTTAATTAAAttagcaaattaataaaaacattttaaagacGTTCCTTTGTATAATTTGAAGCGCTAGCCTCAGAAGCTGCTTTGATATGAGTGGAATTACGATAGCTATAAGCGGCGTAATCGCCATATGCGCTTATCTTTCTACTGTGCGAATGATCCCGAGGTTCAAGGATATGTTTCTTAAAGCCGGTTTGTATGGTAAAGACCTTTGTAAGCGCGAACAAACTCAAGTGTAAGTATAAAATGGTGTTGGTTTATAATACATTCaagattcatatttatttattcatttagacCAGAGTCTTTTGGCGTATTAATTGGGTGCGCTTTTCTTGTGGCTATGTTTCTTTTTATACCGATTCCATTTACATTCGAAGAGGCTGCTTTGCTTGACGTTAAAACCGGAGCGAAGCCATCAACTTTTCCTCATGAAGaggtaattaaacaaaaattctttttGCTACATTGTGTTATATGTTAAGGttaataatgatttaaaaaaaaaaaattatttacagtttGCTGAAATGATTGCCGCGCTCTTATCTATTTGTTGTATGATTCTTCTTGGATTTGCCGATGACGTATTGGATTTGCGTTGGCGTCATAAATTGCTTCTACCAACAATGGGTACATTGCCATTATTAATGGTTTACTATGTGAATTATAATATTACAACCGTAATAATGCCTAAGTTTGCTAGACCGCTATTAGGATACTCCTTGGATATTGGTAAAGCTAATTAGCAGTTGGACAACATTTAATAATTACTATTAATATACATTCCTAGGCATTTTCTATTACATCTATATGGGTATGTTAGCCGTGTTTTGCACAAATGCAATTAATATCTTAGCTGGAATTAACGGTCTAGAAGTTGGACAATCTATTGTGATTAGTGCATCCGTTTTATGCTTTAACATTATTGAATTGGCGCTTGGGCATCAAGTGGATTGTCATAAGTTTTCAATTTATCTTATGCTTCCATTTGTAGCAGTTTCACTGGCACTTTGGAAATACAACAAGTGAGTACACTCTATCAATTTTAGTATAATGTGGTTGCTGATTTTTTTAAACGTTCTTTCCATTAAATTTAACCAAATATCTTCTTAATATCATATATGAATATGACTACTTTCCCTTACGATACTTTGATTTACGAGGGATATCACACGCCCCTTGAACCTCTAATATTAAATGCTATTGAACAATTTATATACGGAAGCCACATTAAGTGAagcatgttttatttattgatttatttcttaattatttagtacatacatatattattattaactatgacaatacatttgaatttgaattctcTGATTTTCACTGCATGatgcattttgttttaaattaaataactgtaGCTATAAATTGTGTTATAAATTAACAAATGCTTTTGAATGTGTTATAATTgtctataaaattataaatattaatatgttgGGATGTACAAAAAAGTATTAGCATCCGCTGAAAATGCTGATAACATTCGAAttttcacaattatataaaaaaacctaaaaaagtAGTTTCGTCTCTAATCCCAATAACTTTATCACagcattttgtatataatttaaatctTTAATAATTGTTGTAATTGATTTGTAATAAGCTATGCGCGATTTACAACTTGTAGTTATACTAATAAGTATTTTAGATTAATAACTACAAGAAACAATGTggatataatacataatttaaagCACAGTTGCATagtacattatttatttattacagttACTTAACAAATGATCATTGTTGATatgtttttattgcaaaattaataatacttgCGCATGTACAaactaaaagcataaataaattatggtaAAACAAAGGTACTACCAAAATACCATTTTGGGAAACTTTTCAGATAcaagtttagtttttttttaaatttttgagaaacACTAGTTGTAAATCGAATAATCAAGTAGCGCTGagttgaaattaatttgatgcatttaaattttccaTCAGTATCTTTACGATGCTCCAATTTTTTTTGCCATCCTCTTTGaggcatttttttatattttatttaccaatcaTGTTTCCAATTTTAGTTGCAAATTATAAATGACTTGGGAATTTTcatgtaataatttatttttaaacgtaTTAGGCACAAATCTTGAATAActttcaatatatatgtatgtatgtatgtcactgAAATGATGATAAAGCTAATAATGAGATTTCATAATCCATTAAACTCCATCGTAGGTAAGCAATATATTTTTGGCAAGTAACTTGCACATTCATTTTTCATAATTCGAAATTGgttatgaacatttttttttaataccgaTATTCGAACTATCATTCAATGCCACTCGAACTCGATCAATGTCAAGATGAGGATGTGGCTACAGTTTCTGACTTTGTTAGTAATTTCCGGCTTCATATTCAATGTCATCATCAAACGACtcgtataaattaattaatagatTGCCATATTTTGAATTATCTGTTTCCGCCACTGCGGGTGCATAGTATTTATCCGAATACCGACGATTGCGCAGGAGCTGTGTGCGCCCATCAACATAAACACCGGTGGCAATCAGTTTTTGCAAATAGGTCACATCAATGTTATGGCCACTTACAGTCTCCGTAAATTGAACTTGTGTCAAGGAACTAGTTTCAGCGTGTAATTCGGCGACAATTTCTTCTGGTTGCTGGCAGTATTTGCAAAACCAACCACCAAAATGATTTAGATCGCCAATGACGAAAGGTGCTCTGTGACTACTTTCTGCTTTACTCATTTCCATTATCTTTGCTGGATCTTTTTCACCACCATTTATTTGGCTTGGGTTGTCCACATGGACAAAGGAACTTATAAGACCATTAAGATAGGTTTGTTTTGGATGTTGCCAATAAAAACCATAGACAACATACTTCAGTCGAAAAAGCACATTACGAACATCGTTTgcataatatttaagaaattgcaGTGCTTGTGGTGATGGGAAAACACGATCGTCGGTATAAAGTAGCAGATCGGTTGATTTTAGTGGTAATAGTTGGAGTTGTTTATGCTTCAGCTGTTGAAGGAAGTGTGCATATGCTGCTTTGGTGGTGCAATTCCCATTTTGTAATGCATACTCTTGGTCACATTTGAAAAGCATATATTGCTTAGCTGTGAGCTTCTCTTCTAACATGTGTTCAAGAGTTTTTGGATCCTTACGTGCTGGCtttacaaatattacaaaatagtcAACTATATCTTCGAGCATACTTATTTGTAAGTCCAGTAaatccaaattaaaaaaattccctTCCAAGAAGTAAATTAATCTATGTGGATCCCTTGTTTTAGTTGGCTGCTGCAGTTGAAATGGTGTTTTTAACGTTAACAGTGCACGCCACATAACCTCTGGTTGTCCACAATCCCTTCCATGCCATCCTGCGCGACACTTGCATTGTGTGTTCTCTTCCTCCCAAGAAAGTGCCACATATTGTGGAACTTCATCattcgatatttgagataattCGTCGATACTACCTTTGCGGAAGCACCACAATGCATCGTTGCCAAACTCAGGCAATAACCCGGTTCTATTTCTTATTTCTATGGTTGAATTCAGTCTGTTCTGTTTGACATAAAAGTCTTTTCTAAAATTGCTTTCTTTCCCTGATTGACTATTTTCGATCACAGCTTGCAATAATTCGTGCTTTAGTACTCTTTTCCTCACCGCATTCTCGGTTAAACTAACATTTGTGGAATTGGTTATAAAGTTAACTCGTCTCATCCCGTGCAATGCTTCAGTGCTTGGCTTATTAGCTAAGTTTTTAGTATTGGATACCAAGTTTTTGTTGTCACCATTTTGCGAAGTTACCTCATTGATGCTGGTATTGAGGCCACCACCTAGCTGCAACAACCATAGGCACGAAATGAAACATATTTGGGCAAGTACCAATATAGTTAGTAGTAGTTTCTTAGTTAACGTTGCTTTGCCTCCGATTGCAGTTGAACTTGCTACATCTTGCATTTCGATGTCTGTTAAAATTGTAGCATAACCTGAGTAAAGATGCTGGTGGTTCGCGAGACGTATTGTAGCATTTGTTCCGTTGCGTTGAAACATTTGACATTTGTGAtacatataaaatgcaaaaagtaTCACAAAATATTCACTCTACATAGTTTGTTCAAATTATCTATAGTGAAAGTAGAAAAATTTCtgctaatttgaatttatttttctttgcaacACACCCAAGAAAATCTTGCACTTCTAGACTGCAAAAGGAATAATGAATAAGATGTGTGTTAAACAAATCAGCTGTTGTCGGCTGTCGGACAGTTCTTAAGCAGCTGACTATAGGGGGGTTTTAAATGTAGtt
This portion of the Zeugodacus cucurbitae isolate PBARC_wt_2022May chromosome 3, idZeuCucr1.2, whole genome shotgun sequence genome encodes:
- the LOC105212912 gene encoding uncharacterized protein LOC105212912, which encodes MKTEKDVLKAKIWTASGKCHDDKNDQALSSIKCFIECNETLSEEIQKLKLYINNLDRKLNVINKEICQMNMIQFQKSRKDLEHAKRSLHLLEDQYENQIQMECKLTALNLIDFALDQIQIGIDMFEKLDAQGKNFMYDLDKRKLEMETLQRIKTANDTMWEFHEKKFVKRKLTEIPMKEIKILNYTKASDIEHVIDKFQEQESLYYSFSNHSNEISYRITLLNNSVARLFGELQELKIGNRNALRSQNGMIEKLENMLKVKRLNNINLKRKANVQNERIKKLFEGLQLIRDQTRVDISMLAVDFVDHKEINIKDIREQMKLIENRVQSLVCAIYKMERQKNRGIFKIYLVRDLYKVIDGPTELDQVVPATQCAECAEGDARNVDDAWNVNIMPIKDVKIWVSEKVGQPELQYRLHNVNQCRLTRSRSRRQY
- the LOC105212909 gene encoding UDP-N-acetylglucosamine--dolichyl-phosphate N-acetylglucosaminephosphotransferase, whose product is MSGITIAISGVIAICAYLSTVRMIPRFKDMFLKAGLYGKDLCKREQTQVPESFGVLIGCAFLVAMFLFIPIPFTFEEAALLDVKTGAKPSTFPHEEFAEMIAALLSICCMILLGFADDVLDLRWRHKLLLPTMGTLPLLMVYYVNYNITTVIMPKFARPLLGYSLDIGIFYYIYMGMLAVFCTNAINILAGINGLEVGQSIVISASVLCFNIIELALGHQVDCHKFSIYLMLPFVAVSLALWKYNKYPSQVFVGDTYCYFAGMTFAVVGILGHFSKTLLLFFIPQILNFLYSVPQLFHFVPCPRHRLPKYDARTDLLHISTTEFHPKELNKLGLLMVLVLKKLKLISWQEQSDGRVITNNFTLINFVLVVFGPVHEKVVTQFLMGLQVICTLCAMVIRYPLASYFYDT
- the LOC105212908 gene encoding uncharacterized protein LOC105212908, coding for MYHKCQMFQRNGTNATIRLANHQHLYSGYATILTDIEMQDVASSTAIGGKATLTKKLLLTILVLAQICFISCLWLLQLGGGLNTSINEVTSQNGDNKNLVSNTKNLANKPSTEALHGMRRVNFITNSTNVSLTENAVRKRVLKHELLQAVIENSQSGKESNFRKDFYVKQNRLNSTIEIRNRTGLLPEFGNDALWCFRKGSIDELSQISNDEVPQYVALSWEEENTQCKCRAGWHGRDCGQPEVMWRALLTLKTPFQLQQPTKTRDPHRLIYFLEGNFFNLDLLDLQISMLEDIVDYFVIFVKPARKDPKTLEHMLEEKLTAKQYMLFKCDQEYALQNGNCTTKAAYAHFLQQLKHKQLQLLPLKSTDLLLYTDDRVFPSPQALQFLKYYANDVRNVLFRLKYVVYGFYWQHPKQTYLNGLISSFVHVDNPSQINGGEKDPAKIMEMSKAESSHRAPFVIGDLNHFGGWFCKYCQQPEEIVAELHAETSSLTQVQFTETVSGHNIDVTYLQKLIATGVYVDGRTQLLRNRRYSDKYYAPAVAETDNSKYGNLLINLYESFDDDIEYEAGNY